Genomic segment of Cronobacter dublinensis subsp. dublinensis LMG 23823:
AGATAGTGTTTAAAGACGTCCGCCATATTATTGGCGCGCCCGTCTTCGATGAGAAAACGCGCAAAGTGACCGCGCGTGACGACGCCGCCATCCGCGAGACGGCGCGCGCCTTCAAGCGCGCCTGGAATACGCGCCTTTTGCAGACGCTCGGCTATCATTTCAGCGCGCTGGGTGCGGCGCTGCGCCTGGCCTTCCAGAAACGCGACCATCGCCGGATGCGCGATGTCGATACCCAGGCCGACGATATGAATTTCATGATTTTCCCAGAGCGTGGAGATCTCAACGCCGTCGATAAGGCGCAGCGCCAGCCCGGCGCGGGCGATTTCCTGATGCGCAGCGGGCAGACCGGCCGTGGTGTCGTGGTCGGTGATAGCCAGCGTATGAATGCCCATTTCAACGGCGCGATGTACCAGTTGCGCTGGCGTCAGCAGGCCGTCGGATGCCGTGGTATGGCTGTGCAGGTCGTAAATAATCGCTAATTCAGGTTCGCTCAAAACGGCTCCAGTGGCTAAGGTCTTTTATATCGTCCTGTTCATCATAACGGTTTGTGCAAATTATCAAAAATCAGTGTTGACAATCTCGTCATGAACCAGTTAACTAGTACGCAAGTTCACACAAAGAAGGTATCTGCAAATGACTCATCATTTTTCTCTGCATGGCTGGTGGCGTACCTCCTGATCCCGGGCGGTGTATTCACGTATGCGCAAGCAATCAGATACCAGGCCCGCTCATTGCGGGCTTTTTTTTGAACACAAAACAGAGATGCAGACCATGCAAACAGACAAACCGGCACTCGAACTCCTTACCTGCGACGGCCTTTATCGCGAAAACCCGACCGCCGTCTTCCACCAGCTTTGCGGCGCGCGACCTGCGACGCTGCTGCTGGAATCCGCAGATATCGACAGCAAGGACGATCTCAAAAGCCTGCTGCTGGTCGACAGCGCACTGCGCATTACCGCTAACGGTGACACTGTCACGATTGAAGCCCTGAGCGCCAATGGCGCGTCGCTGCTATCACTGCTGGATAACACCCTGCCGGAGACGATCGCGGTCGAAACCCGCCCACAGGGCCGCACGCTGCGCTTTCCGCTGGTGAGCGCGCTGCTGGATGAAGACGCGCGCCTCTGTTCACTGTCGGTGTTTGACGCCTTTCGCCTGTTGCAGGGGCTCGTCACCCTGCCGGACGCCGAGCGCGAGGCGATGTTCTTCGGCGGGCTGTTCGCGTACGACCTGGTCGCCGGTTTTGAAGATTTACCGCCGCTGACGCATGCTAACAGCTGCCCGGATTACTGCTTTTACCTTGCCGAAACCCTGTTGATTATCGATCACCAGACGCGCACCACGCGCATTCAGGCGAGCCTGTTTACGCCGGACGCCGCAGAAAAAGCGCGCCTGAAGCAGCGTCTTGCGCAAATCCAGCTGCAATTGCAGGAGCCGCCTGCGCCGCTGCCGGTGGAAACGGTGTCGCAGATGCGCTGCGAATGCAGCCAGAGCGATGACGAATACGGCGCGGTGGTGCGCGAGATGCAAAAAGCGATTCGCGCCGGGGAGATTTTCCAGGTGGTGCCGTCGCGCCGCTTTAGTCTGCC
This window contains:
- the rnm gene encoding RNase RNM — encoded protein: MSEPELAIIYDLHSHTTASDGLLTPAQLVHRAVEMGIHTLAITDHDTTAGLPAAHQEIARAGLALRLIDGVEISTLWENHEIHIVGLGIDIAHPAMVAFLEGQAQRRTQRAEMIAERLQKARIPGALEGARRLADGGVVTRGHFARFLIEDGRANNMADVFKHYLARGKTGYVPPQWCTIEQAIDVIHHSGGQAVVAHPGRYQLSAKWLKRLLNAFAQAGGDAMEVAQCQQAPNERNQLASYAGQFGLLASQGSDFHQPCPWIELGRRLWLPEGLTPVWHRWSPELSKEGVV
- a CDS encoding anthranilate synthase component 1, producing MQTDKPALELLTCDGLYRENPTAVFHQLCGARPATLLLESADIDSKDDLKSLLLVDSALRITANGDTVTIEALSANGASLLSLLDNTLPETIAVETRPQGRTLRFPLVSALLDEDARLCSLSVFDAFRLLQGLVTLPDAEREAMFFGGLFAYDLVAGFEDLPPLTHANSCPDYCFYLAETLLIIDHQTRTTRIQASLFTPDAAEKARLKQRLAQIQLQLQEPPAPLPVETVSQMRCECSQSDDEYGAVVREMQKAIRAGEIFQVVPSRRFSLPCPSPLAAYDTLKRSNPSPYMFFMQDSEFALFGASPESSLKYDGVSRQIEIYPIAGTRPRGRRADGSLDRDLDSRIELEMRTDHKELSEHLMLVDLARNDLARICTPGSRYVADLTKVDRYSFVMHLVSRVVGELRRDLDVLHAYRACMNMGTLSGAPKVRAMQLIAAAEGQRRGSYGGAVGYFTGHGDLDTCIVIRSAWVENGIATVQAGAGVVLDSVPQSEADETRNKARAVLRAIAAAHHAQETF